A single region of the Bacillus sp. 2205SS5-2 genome encodes:
- a CDS encoding peptide ABC transporter substrate-binding protein — MKKKLAFLLVLLLALSTFLAACGGDDNGDGDKDKDKDKDTDVSQDDTDAEERDQVLNLRSTSEIPSMDSSLATDAVSFDVMNSVFEGLYRLGENDEPVEGMAEGEPTVSEDGMTYTFKIRDAKWSDGSPVTAQDFEYAWKKALNPDTGAEYAYIMYDIKNAAAVNSGDVAIDELGVKAVDEKTLEVTLETQVPYFKALLSFATFYPQKEAFVTEQGDQYGLEAANALYNGPFVLSDWKHEQSYQLSKNTEYWDNETVKLEEINYNIVKDVATSVSLYETDKMDVTGLDAEFVDKWKSDDNFKTRPDTSVFFLRFNHGHEVLKNVNARKAFDMAWDKQGLTDVLLNNGSTPAYYLVPQEFVFGPDGNDFRSINGNMNETNAEMAKEHWAKAKEEEGFEEASIELLNYDSESSKKIGEFLKEELERNLEGLTVTIKQMPFKQKLDLESNLDYDFSFAGWGPDYPDPMTFVDMFVTDGAHNQMGYSNPEYDKLIEQSKGELLSDLDARWQAMADAEKILFDDAAISPMYQRGTAFLEREYVNGILRHSFGADNSYKWAYIE; from the coding sequence ATGAAGAAAAAATTAGCATTTTTATTAGTTCTTCTTCTAGCACTATCTACTTTCTTAGCTGCTTGCGGCGGAGATGACAATGGTGATGGAGACAAAGACAAAGACAAAGACAAAGACACTGATGTATCACAAGATGATACGGATGCAGAAGAAAGAGACCAAGTACTTAACTTAAGAAGTACTTCTGAGATTCCATCTATGGATTCCTCTCTAGCAACTGACGCTGTTTCATTTGATGTAATGAACAGTGTATTCGAAGGATTATATCGATTAGGTGAAAACGATGAGCCTGTTGAAGGAATGGCAGAAGGTGAGCCTACTGTCAGTGAAGATGGAATGACTTACACGTTTAAAATTCGTGACGCAAAATGGTCTGACGGTTCTCCAGTAACAGCTCAAGATTTTGAGTATGCTTGGAAAAAAGCTCTAAATCCTGATACTGGAGCTGAATATGCTTACATCATGTATGACATCAAAAATGCAGCTGCTGTAAACTCGGGCGACGTTGCAATTGATGAATTAGGTGTAAAAGCAGTAGATGAAAAAACACTTGAAGTAACTCTTGAAACACAAGTTCCCTACTTCAAAGCATTATTATCTTTCGCAACTTTCTATCCTCAGAAAGAAGCATTTGTAACTGAACAAGGCGATCAATATGGTTTAGAAGCAGCTAACGCTCTATACAATGGACCTTTCGTATTGTCTGATTGGAAACATGAGCAAAGCTACCAGTTATCGAAAAACACGGAATATTGGGATAACGAAACGGTTAAATTGGAAGAAATCAATTATAATATTGTAAAAGATGTTGCAACTAGCGTATCTCTTTATGAAACGGATAAAATGGATGTTACTGGTTTAGACGCTGAATTCGTAGACAAGTGGAAAAGCGACGACAATTTCAAAACTCGTCCAGATACATCTGTATTTTTCCTACGGTTCAACCATGGTCACGAAGTTCTAAAAAATGTGAATGCTCGTAAAGCATTTGATATGGCTTGGGACAAACAAGGTTTAACTGATGTACTTCTTAATAACGGTTCAACACCAGCTTACTATTTAGTACCTCAAGAATTTGTTTTTGGTCCTGATGGAAATGACTTCCGTTCAATCAACGGTAACATGAATGAAACAAACGCTGAAATGGCTAAAGAGCATTGGGCTAAAGCAAAAGAAGAAGAAGGATTCGAAGAAGCTTCAATTGAATTATTGAACTATGATTCTGAAAGCTCTAAAAAAATCGGTGAATTCTTGAAAGAAGAACTAGAGCGTAACCTAGAAGGCTTAACTGTTACTATTAAGCAAATGCCTTTCAAACAAAAACTTGATTTAGAATCTAACTTAGATTATGACTTCTCATTTGCTGGTTGGGGACCGGATTATCCAGATCCGATGACATTTGTTGACATGTTCGTAACAGATGGCGCTCACAACCAAATGGGATATTCTAACCCAGAGTATGACAAACTAATTGAGCAATCTAAAGGTGAACTACTAAGTGATTTAGATGCTCGTTGGCAAGCAATGGCTGACGCTGAAAAAATCTTGTTTGATGATGCTGCAATTTCTCCAATGTACCAACGTGGAACTGCATTCTTAGAGCGTGAATACGTTAATGGTATTCTTCGTCACTCTTTCGGAGCAGACAATAGCTACAAATGGGCATACATTGAGTAG